One stretch of Paenibacillus sp. AN1007 DNA includes these proteins:
- a CDS encoding patatin-like phospholipase family protein, producing MLINGVFEGGGVKGISLAGAVQGAQNCGVQFNRVAGTSSGSIVAALLAAGYLAEEMKEIIERTPFVSLLQRSPIFNTRWIGPAARLFLKKGLYSGEALESWISSMLAQKGIRTFADLPPGKLLITASDISNGNILVLPDDIRRFGIEPTKLEVAKAVRMSCSIPYFFDPVIIRKSPVMSKGLPFQDQFVYVVDGGLLSNFPLWLFDGERSESGRESIPVVGFKMVGKTEVEPTRIKGPLTMLQALVETMLTAHDERYIEQINRFRTVKIPTLGIKPTQFNLSVQDSTNLYRSGVVSGMDFFSTWNTKTYNEQLEKQRKEHRKKQAEAPPLVHM from the coding sequence GTGTTAATTAACGGAGTGTTTGAGGGTGGAGGCGTTAAAGGGATTTCACTTGCCGGTGCTGTTCAGGGAGCACAGAATTGCGGTGTTCAATTCAATCGGGTTGCAGGCACATCTTCTGGTTCAATTGTGGCAGCACTTCTTGCTGCGGGGTACCTTGCAGAAGAGATGAAAGAGATCATTGAAAGGACGCCTTTTGTTTCGCTACTGCAGCGGTCACCTATATTTAACACACGCTGGATTGGTCCAGCGGCAAGACTTTTCTTGAAAAAGGGGCTTTATTCGGGAGAAGCTCTGGAGTCGTGGATCAGCAGCATGCTGGCACAAAAAGGGATTCGAACGTTTGCCGATTTACCGCCAGGCAAGCTGCTTATTACAGCGTCTGATATATCGAACGGAAATATTCTTGTACTGCCTGACGATATCCGGAGATTTGGTATCGAACCTACGAAACTGGAGGTTGCCAAGGCCGTACGTATGAGCTGCAGCATACCGTATTTTTTTGACCCGGTTATCATCCGTAAATCACCAGTCATGTCCAAAGGATTACCGTTTCAGGATCAGTTTGTCTACGTCGTGGACGGAGGGCTGCTGAGTAATTTCCCACTCTGGTTGTTTGATGGAGAGCGCTCGGAGTCAGGCAGAGAGAGTATACCCGTGGTCGGGTTCAAGATGGTCGGTAAAACAGAAGTGGAGCCTACGCGAATCAAAGGGCCGCTAACCATGCTGCAGGCACTTGTCGAGACGATGCTGACTGCTCATGATGAACGTTACATTGAGCAGATCAACCGGTTTCGTACGGTCAAAATTCCTACGCTTGGCATTAAACCGACACAATTTAATCTTTCCGTTCAGGACAGTACAAACTTATATCGATCGGGCGTCGTTTCAGGTATGGATTTTTTCAGTACGTGGAATACGAAGACGTATAATGAGCAGCTGGAGAAACAGCGAAAAGAACATCGCAAGAAACAGGCGGAAGCACCGCCGCTGGTTCACATGTAA
- a CDS encoding DUF1385 domain-containing protein: MPQQSKPVSYGGQAVIEGVMFGGKHVNVTAVRRKDGEITYLEVPKQDKTWVMKLRRIPLLRGIVSIIDSSVKGSKHLNYSADAYADDELEPEEKAKQQEKQGSGWSLSMIIGVTAVAILSFLFGKIVLTLLPVVIEDFLFKNVFDNQFLHNLLEGGIKLILLLAYLWLISQTPMIKRLFQYHGAEHKVISAYEAGEELTPENVQKYSRLHYRCGSSFIMLTVIIGIFLYSVFTYDNLWERMGQRLLLLPVVLGISFELLKITNSLRDIPVLRYLGYPGLWLQLLTTKEPTNAQVEVSIASFNRMRELDAKLANVSATTEVPAVTLDPVKG, from the coding sequence TTGCCTCAACAATCCAAGCCTGTCAGCTACGGGGGGCAAGCTGTCATCGAAGGCGTAATGTTTGGCGGAAAACACGTCAACGTTACTGCTGTTCGTAGAAAAGACGGCGAAATTACGTATCTGGAAGTTCCCAAGCAAGACAAGACCTGGGTCATGAAATTGCGGCGGATTCCTTTACTGCGCGGAATTGTCAGCATTATAGATTCGAGTGTCAAAGGCAGCAAACATCTCAATTATTCTGCTGATGCTTATGCTGATGATGAATTGGAACCGGAAGAAAAAGCTAAACAACAAGAGAAACAAGGGTCCGGCTGGAGCCTTAGCATGATCATTGGCGTAACGGCTGTAGCGATTCTGTCCTTCCTTTTTGGAAAAATTGTGCTGACACTGCTTCCAGTCGTGATCGAAGACTTCTTATTTAAAAATGTATTCGACAATCAATTTCTGCATAATTTATTGGAAGGCGGCATCAAACTGATTCTGTTACTCGCTTATCTGTGGTTAATCTCGCAGACACCCATGATTAAACGTTTGTTTCAATATCATGGAGCAGAGCATAAGGTCATTAGTGCATACGAGGCTGGAGAAGAATTGACGCCTGAAAATGTACAGAAATACAGCAGACTGCACTACCGTTGTGGAAGCAGCTTTATCATGCTGACCGTTATTATCGGTATCTTCCTGTATTCCGTCTTCACTTATGATAACCTGTGGGAACGGATGGGTCAGCGTCTGCTCCTGCTGCCAGTCGTGCTGGGCATCTCTTTTGAGCTGCTTAAGATTACGAACTCGCTTCGCGATATTCCTGTGCTGCGTTATCTGGGATATCCGGGTCTCTGGCTGCAGCTGCTCACAACCAAAGAACCGACCAATGCCCAGGTTGAAGTATCCATTGCATCATTTAACCGCATGCGTGAACTGGACGCCAAGCTTGCCAACGTTTCGGCCACAACCGAAGTTCCTGCAGTAACACTTGATCCTGTGAAAGGGTGA
- a CDS encoding YqhR family membrane protein — translation MQRRSVPKQGDAHYYTNPFSFALELGFFAGLIWGGIHWLFHVLHFTVVPIGFLAEPFFKHAYIYTAAGHLTGWLCFIVFSIFASLLYTFTIRKLKGPFPGMVYGLVWWLILFILLGPKLGMMKPINRLTWDSIFTEICFFLLWGLFIGYTVAMEYTDERKREPEHAGA, via the coding sequence ATGCAGCGTCGTTCCGTACCTAAACAGGGGGATGCACACTATTATACGAATCCTTTTTCATTTGCATTGGAGCTGGGATTCTTTGCTGGTTTGATCTGGGGAGGCATTCACTGGCTGTTCCATGTGCTGCATTTTACCGTGGTCCCGATTGGTTTTCTGGCGGAGCCGTTTTTCAAACATGCATATATTTATACTGCCGCAGGTCACTTGACAGGGTGGCTGTGTTTTATCGTATTTTCTATCTTTGCTTCGCTTTTATATACCTTTACGATTCGAAAGTTAAAAGGTCCGTTTCCTGGCATGGTCTATGGCCTGGTCTGGTGGTTAATCCTTTTTATTCTGCTTGGTCCTAAACTCGGAATGATGAAGCCGATAAATCGTTTAACTTGGGATTCGATCTTTACGGAAATCTGTTTCTTTTTGCTCTGGGGGTTGTTTATTGGTTACACCGTTGCGATGGAGTACACGGACGAACGGAAACGGGAGCCGGAGCACGCTGGAGCCTAG
- the aroQ gene encoding type II 3-dehydroquinate dehydratase, translated as MKRIIVINGPNLNMLGVREPGIYGTLSLKDIEDKIRRQAEELGVSIAFYQSNHEGDIIDRIHAAMGEADGIMLNAGAFTHYSYAIRDAINAVKVPTVEVHLSNIHAREAFRHHSVLAAETIGQIAGFGEVSYELGLLALVRHLDKQT; from the coding sequence ATGAAACGAATTATTGTGATCAATGGCCCGAACCTGAACATGCTTGGTGTTCGTGAACCAGGCATTTATGGAACGCTTAGTCTGAAGGATATTGAAGACAAAATTCGCAGACAGGCTGAAGAACTGGGAGTCTCCATCGCTTTTTATCAATCCAACCATGAAGGGGACATTATTGACCGCATTCATGCCGCAATGGGTGAGGCAGATGGTATCATGCTGAATGCCGGGGCGTTTACCCATTACAGTTATGCGATAAGGGATGCAATCAATGCCGTGAAAGTTCCTACCGTGGAAGTTCATCTATCCAACATTCATGCACGCGAAGCGTTCAGACATCATTCAGTGCTTGCAGCAGAAACGATCGGGCAGATTGCCGGATTTGGCGAAGTGAGCTATGAACTGGGATTGCTGGCTCTTGTGCGTCATCTGGACAAACAAACCTGA
- a CDS encoding Xaa-Pro peptidase family protein — protein sequence MENKRVHKLREAMAARGLKAMLITNPINRRYMTGFTGSAGYVLITEQEAYLLTDFRYMTQAPQQAKGFNVVEHGAKPMDSVRELLVSASISEVGFEQDSVTFGTHAAYAEALQSVKLKAVSGLVEELRMFKDAEEIAVMQRAADLADATFSHVLQFAKPGMTEREVDLEMEFFMRKHGAASSSFDTIVASGERSAMPHGVASSKVIGQDELITFDFGALLDGYCSDLTRTIATGNPVPELRKIYDIVLEAQLHTLENLKPGMTGREADALARDIIAGYGYGEQFGHSTGHGLGMEVHESPRLSKLSDDVLKPGMVVTVEPGIYIDGLGGVRIEDDVVITETGIHILTKSDKKFTVIG from the coding sequence ATGGAAAACAAACGAGTACACAAGTTACGTGAGGCAATGGCTGCGCGTGGACTAAAAGCAATGCTGATTACAAATCCGATTAACCGTCGTTATATGACGGGCTTTACCGGTTCTGCGGGATATGTGCTTATCACGGAGCAGGAAGCTTATCTGCTGACTGATTTCCGTTATATGACGCAGGCGCCTCAGCAGGCAAAAGGATTTAACGTTGTGGAACATGGCGCCAAACCGATGGATTCCGTACGCGAACTGCTCGTATCCGCGAGTATCAGCGAAGTGGGTTTTGAACAAGACTCAGTCACTTTTGGGACGCATGCTGCTTATGCAGAAGCGCTGCAATCCGTTAAACTAAAAGCTGTATCCGGCCTTGTCGAAGAGCTTCGTATGTTTAAGGATGCTGAAGAAATTGCTGTAATGCAGCGGGCTGCGGATTTGGCAGATGCCACATTCAGCCACGTTTTGCAATTTGCGAAACCGGGCATGACTGAACGTGAAGTCGATTTGGAAATGGAATTTTTCATGCGTAAGCATGGGGCAGCCAGTTCTTCGTTTGACACGATTGTCGCATCAGGTGAACGTTCTGCGATGCCTCACGGCGTTGCAAGCAGCAAAGTGATCGGCCAGGACGAATTGATTACATTTGACTTTGGCGCGCTGCTCGATGGATACTGTTCAGATCTGACACGTACGATTGCAACGGGGAATCCAGTACCTGAACTGCGTAAGATCTACGATATCGTACTGGAAGCACAATTACATACGCTGGAGAACCTGAAACCAGGTATGACCGGACGGGAAGCGGATGCACTTGCTCGGGATATCATTGCAGGTTATGGATATGGAGAACAGTTTGGACACAGCACAGGCCACGGTCTGGGGATGGAAGTCCATGAATCTCCTCGTTTGTCCAAGCTTAGCGATGATGTATTGAAACCGGGAATGGTAGTTACCGTTGAGCCGGGAATTTACATCGATGGTCTTGGCGGCGTACGAATTGAAGATGACGTTGTGATTACCGAAACAGGTATCCATATTCTTACGAAATCGGACAAAAAGTTCACCGTTATTGGCTAA
- the efp gene encoding elongation factor P — MISVNDFKTGLTVQVDNDIYTVLDFQHVKPGKGAAFVRSKLKNLRNGNTVEKTFRAGETIGRAIIENRGVSYLYASGSEHTFMDNETYDQFTLTSDQLEWELNFLKENMNVKIISYQGEILGIDLPTSVELKVIETEPGVKGNTAQGATKNAKVETGLNVQVPLFINEGDVLLIDTREGKYSSRA; from the coding sequence GTGATTTCAGTTAACGATTTTAAAACAGGCTTGACCGTACAAGTAGACAATGATATCTATACCGTACTTGACTTCCAACACGTAAAACCAGGTAAAGGCGCAGCTTTTGTACGTTCCAAGTTAAAAAACCTTCGTAATGGTAACACGGTTGAAAAAACGTTCCGTGCAGGTGAAACGATCGGTCGTGCGATCATTGAAAACCGCGGCGTATCGTATCTGTATGCAAGTGGTTCCGAGCACACGTTTATGGACAACGAAACATACGATCAATTCACGTTGACAAGCGATCAATTGGAATGGGAACTGAACTTCCTCAAAGAAAACATGAACGTGAAAATCATTAGTTACCAAGGTGAAATCCTGGGTATCGACCTGCCTACAAGCGTTGAGCTGAAAGTTATTGAAACAGAGCCAGGCGTTAAAGGTAACACAGCACAAGGCGCTACGAAAAACGCGAAAGTGGAAACAGGTCTGAATGTACAAGTTCCTTTGTTCATCAATGAAGGCGACGTGCTTCTGATTGATACACGCGAAGGGAAATACTCTTCCCGTGCGTAA
- a CDS encoding aspartate kinase, whose amino-acid sequence MSLYVMKFGGSSVGDTERMKRVAGRVVEKADEGHQCVVVVSAMGDTTDDLIDQAKLLNSDLPAREMDMLLTTGEQISISLLSMAIQALGRKAVSFTGWQAGFRTEPVHGKARIQDIRPERVKAALAEGNIVIVAGFQGMTEDGEITTLGRGGSDTTAVALAAAIQADACEIYTDVDGIYSTDPRIVKVARKLKEISYDEMLELANLGAAVLHPRAVEYAKHSGVPLIVRSSFNHNEGTVVKEEAAMEQGVVVSGIAYDKNVARISILGVPDVPGVLAEVFGELASAQLDVDIIVQSGVQDGKADFSFSVALSDREKALHVIEGLHSRLPYREVTSEENLVKISIVGAGMVSHPGVAAKMFKVISGEGVSIKMVSTSEIKVSCVIDGEKLHDVIKALHTAYDLDTAEQAVIGGPQVRR is encoded by the coding sequence TTGTCATTGTACGTCATGAAATTTGGGGGCAGCTCGGTCGGAGATACAGAACGCATGAAGCGTGTAGCCGGACGTGTTGTAGAAAAAGCGGATGAAGGACACCAATGTGTCGTCGTGGTTTCGGCCATGGGGGATACTACAGATGATTTGATTGATCAGGCGAAGCTGCTGAATAGTGATTTGCCTGCTCGTGAAATGGATATGCTGCTGACGACAGGGGAACAAATTTCAATCTCCTTATTATCCATGGCCATTCAGGCACTTGGACGCAAGGCCGTATCTTTTACAGGATGGCAGGCAGGGTTCCGAACAGAACCGGTTCACGGTAAAGCTCGGATTCAGGATATCCGTCCTGAGCGTGTCAAAGCTGCACTCGCTGAAGGAAATATCGTTATTGTTGCCGGTTTCCAAGGCATGACGGAAGACGGCGAGATCACCACACTGGGCCGCGGGGGATCGGATACTACAGCTGTTGCACTTGCAGCGGCCATTCAAGCAGATGCTTGTGAGATCTATACGGATGTGGATGGTATCTATTCTACAGACCCGAGGATCGTCAAAGTGGCACGCAAACTGAAAGAAATTTCCTACGACGAAATGCTGGAGCTTGCAAATTTGGGAGCCGCGGTACTGCACCCGCGTGCGGTTGAGTACGCGAAGCATTCCGGTGTACCTTTAATTGTAAGATCAAGCTTTAATCATAATGAAGGAACGGTTGTGAAGGAGGAAGCGGCAATGGAACAAGGCGTGGTGGTAAGTGGAATTGCTTATGATAAGAATGTAGCTCGTATCAGCATTTTGGGAGTACCGGATGTTCCAGGTGTTCTCGCTGAAGTATTTGGCGAACTGGCATCTGCTCAGCTGGATGTGGACATTATCGTGCAGAGCGGAGTCCAGGATGGTAAAGCAGACTTTTCATTCTCGGTCGCACTGTCTGATCGTGAGAAGGCGCTGCATGTCATTGAAGGGCTGCACAGCCGGCTGCCTTACCGTGAAGTAACTTCCGAAGAGAATCTGGTGAAAATTTCAATTGTTGGCGCAGGTATGGTGAGTCATCCAGGCGTGGCAGCCAAAATGTTCAAAGTGATCTCCGGTGAAGGCGTGAGCATCAAAATGGTCAGCACGTCTGAGATCAAAGTATCCTGTGTTATTGACGGGGAAAAACTTCATGATGTGATTAAAGCGCTGCATACAGCGTATGATCTTGATACTGCAGAGCAAGCAGTTATCGGCGGACCGCAAGTTCGCAGATAA
- a CDS encoding 2-phosphosulfolactate phosphatase, giving the protein MRVDVVGSVNEVRTIDIEGRSVVVIDVLRTTSTIVTALAHQAAGVIAAETVPQAKQMMVRNSIRGGERFDKKITGFDAGNSPYEYMSSDIAHKMIILTTTDGTRALIKATKARHVLAGSFLNVKAVAAALIELQRDILLLCAGEQDDFALEDGLCAGCIIEELYRQTRSPLQLNDLGIILHQAVSQCQDRISDLVRTSSSARKLDQLGEMHDVAYCSQLNLLDCVPEMREGNQLMPYRKSRGGRICSRL; this is encoded by the coding sequence GTGCGCGTCGACGTTGTAGGCAGTGTAAATGAAGTGCGTACCATAGATATTGAGGGGCGAAGTGTGGTAGTTATTGATGTTTTGCGGACAACAAGTACGATTGTAACCGCCCTTGCCCATCAGGCCGCAGGCGTTATCGCTGCAGAGACGGTTCCGCAAGCGAAACAGATGATGGTTCGCAACAGCATTCGGGGTGGTGAACGTTTTGACAAAAAAATAACCGGATTCGATGCGGGGAATTCCCCCTATGAATATATGAGCAGCGACATCGCACATAAAATGATTATCCTGACCACAACAGACGGCACGAGAGCTTTGATCAAAGCGACCAAAGCAAGGCATGTTCTCGCAGGTTCCTTCTTAAATGTAAAAGCTGTTGCCGCTGCTCTTATCGAATTGCAGCGGGACATTCTCTTATTATGCGCAGGAGAGCAGGATGATTTTGCATTAGAGGATGGTTTATGTGCTGGATGCATTATTGAAGAATTATATCGTCAGACCCGTTCTCCACTGCAGCTGAATGATCTTGGTATCATACTTCATCAAGCCGTATCCCAATGTCAGGATAGGATTAGCGACTTGGTTCGAACATCATCCAGTGCACGAAAACTGGATCAGCTGGGAGAGATGCACGATGTCGCTTACTGTTCCCAATTAAATCTGCTGGATTGTGTACCGGAGATGAGAGAAGGAAATCAGTTAATGCCTTACCGTAAATCACGTGGGGGCCGCATATGCAGTCGTCTGTAA
- the spoIIIAA gene encoding stage III sporulation protein AA produces the protein MKVKWRDLFPEPIRTILGRMPPALLEQVEEVRIREGRPLEINAGNNYHFLTPEGEPTGKPEEAYVPQKEVTHRLLDLISNHSLYTLEEELRKGFITIPGGHRIGLAGRTVLSGGRVEYLRDINGFNVRVAREVQGIADPILPYLLDMKSGLVMHTLILSPPQQGKTTLLRDLARQISSGTKLTAGSELRQGIYPRLKVGIVDERSEIAGSYKGVPGFDVGPRTDVMDGCPKAEGMMMMLRSMSPDVLIVDEIGRAEDAEAVMEALHAGVSVIATAHGRDLSELSARPALRTLIAEQMFQRYVQLQRTSRGTSFRLADGKMRGLQQAGAGGEAYG, from the coding sequence ATGAAAGTGAAATGGAGGGATCTTTTTCCGGAACCCATCCGAACGATTCTTGGCAGAATGCCGCCCGCTCTATTGGAACAAGTGGAAGAAGTCCGCATTCGAGAAGGCAGGCCTTTGGAAATTAATGCGGGAAACAACTATCACTTCCTTACACCAGAAGGCGAACCGACGGGAAAACCCGAGGAGGCCTATGTTCCTCAAAAAGAAGTAACCCACAGACTGCTGGATCTGATAAGTAATCATTCTCTGTACACCTTGGAGGAAGAACTGCGAAAAGGATTCATCACGATCCCGGGAGGGCATCGAATCGGGCTTGCTGGCCGGACGGTGCTTAGCGGAGGGCGTGTAGAATATTTACGGGATATCAACGGGTTTAATGTCCGTGTTGCCCGGGAAGTGCAGGGCATTGCTGACCCCATCCTTCCATATCTGCTCGATATGAAAAGTGGACTGGTGATGCATACGCTGATTCTTTCGCCGCCGCAGCAGGGCAAAACCACATTACTGCGAGATTTGGCTAGACAGATCAGCAGCGGCACGAAGCTGACGGCAGGCAGTGAACTGAGACAGGGGATATACCCTCGTCTGAAAGTTGGCATTGTGGATGAACGTTCCGAAATTGCTGGTAGTTACAAAGGGGTTCCCGGTTTCGATGTAGGTCCACGTACAGATGTCATGGATGGGTGTCCAAAGGCGGAAGGAATGATGATGATGCTTCGCTCCATGTCACCCGATGTCTTGATTGTGGACGAAATTGGACGGGCAGAGGACGCCGAAGCGGTTATGGAAGCTCTGCATGCAGGAGTTTCCGTCATTGCAACTGCCCACGGGCGGGATCTCTCCGAGCTGTCTGCGAGACCTGCCTTGAGAACATTGATTGCAGAGCAGATGTTTCAGCGATATGTACAGCTGCAGCGGACGAGCAGAGGCACAAGCTTCCGACTGGCGGACGGCAAAATGCGTGGACTGCAGCAGGCCGGCGCAGGAGGTGAAGCCTATGGTTAA
- the spoIIIAB gene encoding stage III sporulation protein SpoIIIAB has protein sequence MVNTFGAVLILLASTLAGFYKARQYALRPRQLRELIAALQRLMTEINYGLTPLPDAMTKMGAQTKEPIRTLFLHAAAQMEPPHGLTARESLQAGVEQTWGRSAMKSDEREVMLQLSFSLGTSDRQDQTKHISLAIQQLMHEESRAQADQVKYERMSRSLGMLVGALIVILIF, from the coding sequence ATGGTTAATACCTTTGGCGCAGTGCTTATTCTATTGGCCAGCACACTCGCCGGATTTTACAAGGCCAGGCAGTATGCTTTGCGGCCAAGGCAGCTGCGTGAGCTGATCGCTGCGCTGCAGCGGCTGATGACAGAGATTAATTATGGCTTAACGCCGCTCCCTGACGCGATGACCAAGATGGGGGCTCAGACGAAAGAACCGATAAGAACCCTTTTTTTGCACGCAGCTGCACAGATGGAACCCCCTCATGGGCTCACAGCCCGGGAAAGTCTTCAGGCCGGTGTAGAACAAACATGGGGAAGATCTGCGATGAAGTCAGACGAACGGGAAGTCATGCTGCAGTTAAGTTTCAGCCTTGGCACCAGTGATCGTCAGGATCAGACCAAACATATTTCGTTAGCCATTCAGCAACTCATGCATGAGGAATCCCGCGCACAGGCCGATCAAGTAAAGTACGAACGAATGAGCCGCAGCCTGGGGATGCTTGTCGGAGCGTTAATCGTCATTCTGATCTTCTGA
- the spoIIIAC gene encoding stage III sporulation protein AC, with translation MNLEVNAIFQIAGIGIIIAMIHTVLKQMGKEDMAHWVTVIGFVVVLFMVVRMLDSLLQEIKSIFLFQ, from the coding sequence ATGAATTTAGAAGTGAACGCAATCTTTCAAATTGCGGGCATTGGGATCATTATAGCAATGATTCATACCGTACTGAAACAAATGGGAAAGGAAGATATGGCTCACTGGGTGACCGTAATCGGATTTGTCGTTGTACTGTTCATGGTTGTCCGAATGCTGGACAGCCTGCTGCAGGAGATTAAATCCATATTTCTTTTTCAATGA
- the spoIIIAD gene encoding stage III sporulation protein AD: protein MEIIQVVGLALIATVLILVIKEQKPMFAFLIAAATGVVIFMLLIGKIGAVIEVLKRLAENSGMESIYLKTVLKIIGIAYIAEFGAQIVRDAGQESIASKIELAGKVLILVLAIPIISIIIETVMKLMPV, encoded by the coding sequence GTGGAGATTATTCAAGTTGTCGGTCTGGCACTCATTGCAACCGTATTGATTCTGGTCATTAAAGAACAAAAGCCGATGTTTGCCTTTCTGATTGCAGCAGCGACGGGTGTTGTCATCTTTATGCTGCTGATTGGCAAGATCGGTGCAGTCATTGAGGTGCTGAAACGTCTTGCTGAAAACTCAGGTATGGAGAGCATTTATCTGAAAACTGTATTGAAGATTATAGGCATTGCCTACATTGCTGAATTCGGAGCGCAGATTGTCAGGGACGCGGGACAGGAAAGCATTGCATCCAAGATTGAACTGGCTGGCAAAGTGTTGATACTTGTTCTCGCGATTCCGATCATCAGCATTATTATCGAAACCGTCATGAAATTAATGCCGGTGTAG
- the spoIIIAE gene encoding stage III sporulation protein AE — protein sequence MKWLHNKPHWRLMIVLMVCLMFGAIGQVAASTPSNEWMQQQADQLPKDQVEKYWDQLMKQYGGFFPEGKTPSFMDMLIPGNEGFSLKSVFTAVGTFMLHEVLYNGKLLVTIVMLTVLSMILETLQTAFEKNNISKIAYAICYLVIIIIAINSFSVAIGYAKEAISSMINFMMAMVPLLFTLLASMGNVVTVSVTHPLIIFMIHLVSTLIHLLVFPLLFFSAVLHLVSSLSDKYKLTQMADLLRNISVALLGILLTMFLGVISVQGASGSVADGVSLKAAKYIAGNFVPVVGRTFADATDTVITASLLVKNAIGLTGVIIILFLCAFPAIKILVLALIYNVTGAIMQPLGDTPIVECLQAIGKSMIYVFAALAAVGLMFFLAITILLTAGNLTVMMR from the coding sequence ATGAAATGGCTGCATAACAAGCCGCACTGGCGCCTCATGATTGTGCTGATGGTCTGTCTGATGTTTGGTGCGATCGGACAGGTTGCGGCCAGCACACCCTCTAACGAGTGGATGCAGCAGCAGGCCGATCAGCTTCCGAAGGATCAGGTGGAGAAGTATTGGGACCAGTTGATGAAGCAGTATGGCGGATTTTTTCCCGAAGGGAAAACACCATCATTTATGGATATGCTGATTCCAGGTAATGAAGGGTTCAGTCTGAAATCGGTATTTACGGCAGTAGGTACGTTTATGCTGCATGAGGTTTTGTATAACGGCAAACTTCTGGTCACCATCGTCATGTTAACGGTACTAAGCATGATCTTGGAGACGTTACAGACAGCGTTTGAGAAAAACAATATCAGCAAAATTGCCTATGCGATCTGTTATTTGGTCATTATTATCATTGCAATCAACAGCTTCAGCGTAGCCATTGGTTATGCAAAAGAAGCTATATCCAGCATGATCAACTTTATGATGGCGATGGTCCCGCTTTTATTCACACTGCTGGCTTCGATGGGGAATGTCGTCACCGTTTCGGTGACTCACCCACTGATCATATTCATGATCCATCTTGTAAGTACACTGATTCATCTGCTGGTGTTCCCGCTGCTCTTTTTCTCAGCTGTCCTCCACCTGGTAAGTTCGCTCTCTGACAAATACAAGTTAACACAGATGGCTGATCTGCTGCGAAACATCAGTGTTGCCCTGCTCGGCATTCTGCTGACGATGTTCCTGGGTGTCATTTCAGTACAGGGAGCCTCGGGATCCGTTGCGGATGGTGTGAGTCTAAAGGCAGCGAAATACATTGCAGGAAACTTTGTACCTGTTGTCGGCAGGACATTTGCAGATGCCACAGACACGGTAATTACAGCATCTCTGCTGGTCAAAAACGCAATTGGATTGACCGGTGTCATTATTATTTTGTTTCTGTGTGCGTTTCCGGCCATCAAAATTCTGGTACTCGCCTTGATTTACAACGTAACCGGGGCAATTATGCAGCCGCTGGGAGACACACCGATCGTAGAGTGCCTGCAGGCGATTGGTAAAAGCATGATTTATGTATTTGCCGCGCTGGCCGCGGTGGGACTAATGTTTTTCCTCGCTATTACGATTTTGCTGACCGCAGGTAACTTGACTGTCATGATGCGCTGA